In Temnothorax longispinosus isolate EJ_2023e chromosome 2, Tlon_JGU_v1, whole genome shotgun sequence, one DNA window encodes the following:
- the LOC139809158 gene encoding uncharacterized protein: protein MLYEKQEKMVEKMESVMKMLDKVMTQATSMMENMVEVANVNLEKEKLKIRRLELEAETKSEVREKLEKSEVRVQRATAEEHKEVKCYRCNKLGHMAKDCPLAGSEAWFCYYCQEIRGHKGDSCPNAGAQTNRFRGKRYTNKTVNKNIKKKGRFAQRGTKRVDNKGKVTKIQPAKKTIPSQTAIEGKPKEGKLCMAKVIEDRDSSKELVNFIVDSGATDHIVNKNIILSNFEKCNNRVIKCANKNELADISIDGKGDLLLLTNEKEKKVIKLTNVIATKEVSENLLSLRKLADAGFSIYLDDKVFKVHNKLTNKIVFEGIYEKPNWIMQFEVKNNNIEDNESIECAVYRCRAEIVPHCEFPEQSQANIQTSELSISEGELDERDNVGSAIGRENEGELTNVNKNIEHNNAELDQVIKLEDIQTLENIEEMCESSVIEKVKKLEKINEAMLWHVRLGHASLNYLRQLQKVEKRLETVKFDNSILECEVCIMAKMAKLPFKENRNRAQRPLQVIHTDIMGPIKPTSYPGRKRFIITFIDDYSRLAKAYSLKTKDESGEALEKYLISARNLLGKEEKICYVKSD, encoded by the exons ATGCTTTACgagaaacaagaaaagatGGTTGAGAAAATGGAATCGGTAATGAAGATGTTGGACAAGGTTATGACCCAAGCAACCTCCATGATGGAAAACATGGTAGAAGTCGCCAACGTAAatttagagaaagagaaactaaAGATTAGACGTTTAGAG TTAGAGGCAGAGACTAAGAGTGAAGTTAGAGAGAAGCTAGAGAAATCAGAAGTTAGAGTGCAGAGGGCTACCGCAGAAGAGCACAAAGAAGTAAAGTGCTACCGATGCAACAAATTGGGTCACATGGCGAAGGACTGCCCACTAGCGGGATCAGAGGCCTGGTTCTGTTATTACTGCCAGGAGATTAGAGGACACAAGGGTGATAGCTGTCCTAATGCCGGAGCCCAGACGAACAGATTTAGAGGAAAAAGGTATACAAATAAAaccgttaataaaaatataaagaaaaagggtaGATTTGCGCAAAGAGGAACAAAAAGAGTAGATAATAAAGGGAAAGTAACCAAAATACAACCAGCCAAGAAAACTATACCATCGCAAACAGCAATTGAAGGCAAACCAAAAGAAGGTAAATTATGCATGGCTAAAGTAATAGAAGATAGAGATAGTTCAAAAGAACTAGTCAATTTTATTGTAGATTCGGGTGCAACAGATCACATTgtgaataagaatataattttgtcaaactttgaaaaatgtaataatagagTTATTAAATGCGCCAATAAGAATGAGCTTGCAGACATTTCAATAGATGGTAAAGGAGATCTTTTGTTGTTAacaaatgagaaagaaaagaaagtaattaaattaacaaatgtaattgcaacGAAGGAAGTATCCGAAAATTTACTATCTTTAAGAAAGCTGGCTGATGCAGGGTtcagtatttatttagatgataaagtatttaaagttCACAATAaactaacaaataaaattgtttttgaagGAATTTATGAGAAACCAAATTGGATTATGCAATTTGaggttaaaaacaataatatagagGACAATGAAAGTATAGAATGTGCTGTGTATAGATGTAGAGCAGAAATTGTTCCACATTGTGAGTTTCCTGAACAATCGCAAGCAAACATTCAGACCAGTGAATTATCAATTTCGGAGGGAGAATTAGACGAAAGAGACAATGTTGGCTCTGCGATTGGGAGGGAGAATGAAGGAGAACTCACAAATgtgaacaaaaatatagaacaCAATAATGCTGAACTCGATCAAGTCATTAAGTTAGAAGATATACAAACATTAGAgaatatagaagaaatgtGTGAAAGCTCagtaattgaaaaagtaaagaaattagagaaaataaatgaggCGATGTTATGGCATGTTAGATTAGGTCATGCGTCGTTAAACTATTTAAGACAGCtacaaaaagtagaaaagagaTTAGAGACAGTTAAGTTTGATAACTCCATATTAGAGTGTGAAGTCTGTATAATGGCAAAGATGGCAAAATTGCCgtttaaagaaaacagaaatagaGCACAGAGACCACTACAAGTGATACATACGGATATCATGGGTCCAATAAAACCTACATCTTATCCAGGACGAAAGAGGTTTATAATAACCTTTATAGACGATTATTCTAGATTAGCGAAAGCTTACTCCTTGAAGACGAAAGATGAATCGGGAGAGGCTCTAGAGAAATACCTAATATCCGCCAGAAATCTactaggaaaagaagaaaagatatgCTATGTGAAATCAGATTAA